A stretch of DNA from Methanoplanus endosymbiosus:
CAATCCTTGCAAGTGCCTGAACAGCAGAGTTATGCACACGACGGGATCTGTCGCTCAGGGAATCTATCAGGGCACATATGTTATCAGGAGAACCGATTATACCAAGCATCTTTGCCGAGTTCTCCCTTACCGGAATAGAGTCATTACTCTCAAGCGCCTGTACCAGAAATTCCTCGGCAGGCCTTCCTATTGCAAGTATAGCAGATTCAGTGTTGACCAGTATATCACGCTCATTTATCCGGAAAGATTCGATAAGCGGCATTATCTGTTCCGGAGGAATGGCCTGTGCAGATAAATCCGCCCCGGCACACGGTGAAATCAATCCTTTCTCCTGTCCTGCCGGATAACCCGCAGAACCGGCAGAGACTGAGGTTCCGGTCTGCACAGATATACCTGTGGCGGGAAATGATTCTTCTTCTCTGACGGAGAGATCAGGGGAACCTGACGCTGTGATGCATGCATCCGGAGAAGACTGAGAAGATAGGGATTTCACTGTAGAATCCTTCTCATCCGCAACACCCGAATAGCCCGGAATTTTAAGTATGGCAAAGAAAACCCAGAGATATATTACTGAGGTAAATACCACAAACATCGCGTCAATGCCTGGTCCATAGAATATAAACGAGAAGAGAACCGAGACGAAGACAACCAGCAGTATTAAAAACTGAACAGTCCTGTGGCGGGGATACCACAATGCAGTGAGCACAAGAGGGATGTAGATTAGATGCGGAGTCATTCTCGCAATGATATAGGCACTTTCATCAGTTTTTGAGGATGAAAAAGAGTAAAATCCCAGTATTGCAATGACAATAAAATAAAGGATTATTACATACACCTTAATGAAATCCGAATGCCTTCCTGCTGTGAATTTCCTGTAATAATCTTTTTTATTCATATTATTCTCCGGATTTATTCAAGATAAACACAATAATTGCAGAGGGGAAAAATTACTATGACATCTCATATGAAATATAACTATTATTTTTTAAAATAGTCATTTAATAGTATTATAACCTTCTTTTGTTATTTTAAGAGATAATATTCGGGACAATAGATAGTTATTTATGCGATGTCTAAAACATTTAGAATCTGACAGAAATATTCCGAGAGTGCCGGATTTCCGGATGGAATATACTCAATAAATAACTATGCCGGGCGGGTATAGATATAACATTACCATTATTCACAATTTCAAGCCGGAATTATGACTAATAAAGATAAAGGGGATTTGCAATGAATACAAAAACTGAATTCAGAACTGATGAAGCAGGGCTTAAATTATGGGCCGAGGAGGAGGAGAAAAATCCTGAACTTATGTGGGAGAAGATCTATGACGCAATAGCTGATCCCATATTCATTCTGGACAGCACCGGTCTGCTATTGAGCATGAATAAGGCCTCCGAAGAACTTCTCGAAGTTAAATTTCCGGATATAAAGGGCAGCAGGTGCTATGAGATAGTCCATAAAACAGCTACATTTATTGACGGCTGTCCATTCAGGAAATCAATGAAATCAGGGGAGAGGGAGAGCTACAAACTTCAGATAGGGACACGCTGGTACAGGGTTTCGGTTGATCCGATAAAAAATTCAGGAGGGGATGTCATCGGAGCCGTCCATATAATTACCGACATTGATGAACTGATTAAGACCCATGCAAAACGCGCCCAGCTTGGAGCTGTAATAGAGAATACAGGAGAGGCTGTGATAGGGACTGATCCTGACGGTATAATCGAGAGCTGGAACAACGGGGCAGAGGAGATATTTGGATTTACAGAAGATGAAATAACAGGCAAACCGTTCCTGAAACTTATAAAGGAAGATCATACTGATGAGCCTGAGGAGATCATGAGAGATCTGAAGAAAAACTACCGGACCTCCGGAAGGGAATGGAAGATGATCAGAAAAGACGGATCAGAAATTGAGATCGAACTCAGTTTTTCCCCGATATATGATGAAAGGGGAGTATTTTACGGGGCATCATATATCGGTCATAATATCGGCCCTCAAAGACTTGCCGAGAGAGAACTTCTGGCATATATGACTGAATCGTTCATCAGAATGAAAAAGCCGGTTGAGATAATCAACAGCAATCTCAGTGAGATCTCAGAACTTTATGAGAAGGATGAGATCAGTGCCGATGATACAAACGAGATGATAAAGATCCAGATTAAGAATGCGGAACAGATTCT
This window harbors:
- a CDS encoding PAS domain-containing protein, which translates into the protein MNTKTEFRTDEAGLKLWAEEEEKNPELMWEKIYDAIADPIFILDSTGLLLSMNKASEELLEVKFPDIKGSRCYEIVHKTATFIDGCPFRKSMKSGERESYKLQIGTRWYRVSVDPIKNSGGDVIGAVHIITDIDELIKTHAKRAQLGAVIENTGEAVIGTDPDGIIESWNNGAEEIFGFTEDEITGKPFLKLIKEDHTDEPEEIMRDLKKNYRTSGREWKMIRKDGSEIEIELSFSPIYDERGVFYGASYIGHNIGPQRLAERELLAYMTESFIRMKKPVEIINSNLSEISELYEKDEISADDTNEMIKIQIKNAEQILANLYDLNRKMVEKKIGIPDEYCTFFLENENK
- a CDS encoding HEAT repeat domain-containing protein, yielding MNKKDYYRKFTAGRHSDFIKVYVIILYFIVIAILGFYSFSSSKTDESAYIIARMTPHLIYIPLVLTALWYPRHRTVQFLILLVVFVSVLFSFIFYGPGIDAMFVVFTSVIYLWVFFAILKIPGYSGVADEKDSTVKSLSSQSSPDACITASGSPDLSVREEESFPATGISVQTGTSVSAGSAGYPAGQEKGLISPCAGADLSAQAIPPEQIMPLIESFRINERDILVNTESAILAIGRPAEEFLVQALESNDSIPVRENSAKMLGIIGSPDNICALIDSLSDRSRRVHNSAVQALARIGEPAVAPLIDSLVDGRWKIRAGCITSLRIIGVSESLRYIIPLLEDENHYVRRESAKTVGRLGDGRYAESLTPLLNDSVRGVRLAAAGALGKTSGNETVKALSERLFNEDDPQVKERIVESLGLIGTEDAMAEIQKAVDKSPHEMRKKLIEAAGEEFAHYRKIYGFN